In Arachis hypogaea cultivar Tifrunner chromosome 17, arahy.Tifrunner.gnm2.J5K5, whole genome shotgun sequence, a single window of DNA contains:
- the LOC112763795 gene encoding rust resistance kinase Lr10-like translates to MPIRYSYKEIKNITEKFKTKLGNGGYGSVFQGKLRSGRLAAVKVLNEAKSNGQEFINEVATIGRIHHVNVVQLIGFCVEGSKRCLVYELMQNGSLEKYIFSPQDSASLSCEKLYTISLGVARGIEYLHNGCDMKILHFDIKPHNILLNENFNPKVSDFGLARLSPTDKSIVSLTAARGTIGYMAPELFYRNVGAISYKADVYSFGMLLMEMASRRKNLNALNENSSQIYFPFWVYDELQDGREITIENDTDEEMKLAKRMMIVALWCIQTKPNDRPSMKKVVEILEQDDDLEMPPKPYFYPLNAPREENVEHTTTHSSSSLSSDMSSVSDSKE, encoded by the coding sequence ATGCCAATTAGATACTCCTACAAAGAAATCAAGAACATAACTGAAAAGTTCAAGACTAAACTAGGAAATGGAGGCTATGGCTCTGTCTTCCAAGGAAAACTTCGAAGCGGTCGTCTAGCAGCTGTTAAGGTATTGAATGAGGCCAAATCCAATGgccaagaattcatcaatgaagtTGCTACTATTGGAAGAATTCACCATGTTAATGTGGTGCAACTCATTGGTTTCTGTGTGGAGGGATCAAAGCGTTGTTTGGTATATGAGTTAATGCAGAATGGCTCTTTagaaaaatacatattttcaccTCAAGACAGTGCTTCCTTAAGTTGTGAAAAACTCTATACCATTTCCCTTGGAGTGGCACGTGGTATTGAATACTTGCATAATGGGTGTGACATGAAAATTCTGCACTTTGACATCAAGCCTCACAACATTCTTTTGAATGAAAACTTCAATCCAAAAGTCTCTGACTTTGGACTTGCAAGGCTATCTCCCACTGATAAAAGCATTGTGTCTCTGACTGCAGCAAGAGGAACCATAGGGTATATGGCTCCTGAGCTCTTCTACAGAAATGTTGGCGCAATCTCGTACAAAGCCGATGTCTATAGCTTTGGGATGTTGTTAATGGAGATGGCTAGTAGAAGGAAGAATTTGAATGCACTGAATGAAAATTCCAGCCAGATATATTTTCCCTTTTGGGTTTATGATGAATTGCAGGATGGAAgggaaataacaatagaaaatgacACAGATGAAGAGATGAAGTTGGCTAAAAGAATGATGATTGTGGCATTGTGGTGTATACAGACAAAGCCTAATGATCGACCTTCAATGAAGAAAGTTGTGGAGATACTTGAACAAGACGATGACTTAGAAATGCCTCCAAAACCATACTTCTACCCACTTAATGCACCCAGAGAAGAGAATGTTGAACATACCACAACTCATAGCAGTTCATCACTTTCCTCTGACATGTCGTCAGTTAGTGATTCAAAGGAATAG
- the LOC112767024 gene encoding rust resistance kinase Lr10 isoform X1, which yields MSSLLLVMLLLLCCISMRTSDAKNCSSIWCGKHNIKHPFRLQNSSVHCGDHRYTLSCEDHHQLFLYWKSAKFSVQSINYNNYTIRLVDANFALLHMHHHHYYSNSSPLLNYSLASYNFSDYETDEPYQYLLYKVNGDRLMVMKQMIYVRCINDTFYVNFDGKSLWELGLRDSCYVEWMYPTSWPHDEECKINNISCRDNRNMLLYGFELSWAVSSCNRYFRDQVEIDDHNNVLCYPVFMPLFAGTLIGGITLYVLLKFLLVGVPFIILLCIYKWRRRHLSVYSTIEDFLRSDNSIMPIRYSYKDIKNITGVFKTKLGNGGYGSVFQGKLRSGRLVAVKLLNKAKSNGQEFINEVATIGRIHHVNIVQLIGFCIEGSKRALIYELMENGSLEKYIFFPKNDSLSCEKLYTISLRIARGIEYLHNGCDMKILHFDIKPHNILLDDNFNPKVSDFGLARLSPTDKSIVSLTAARGTIGYMAPELFYRNVGAISYKADVYSFGMLLMEMASRRKNLNAQTENSSQIYFPFWVYDELQDGREITIENDSDEEMKLAKRMMIVALWCIQTRPNDRPSMKRVVEMLEQDDDLEMPPKPYFYPLDAPTEENVEHTTTHNSSKLSSDDISSVSDSKE from the exons ATGTCATCCCTGCTGCTGGTGATGTTGCTGCTGCTATGCTGTATAAGCATGAGAACAAGCGATGCAAAAAACTGTTCATCAATATGGTGCGGGAAACATAACATAAAGCACCCTTTCAGGCTTCAAAACAGTTCAGTTCACTGTGGTGACCACAGGTACACCCTCTCTTGCGAGGATCATCACCAACTTTTCCTGTATTGGAAATCAGCCAAGTTCAGTGTTCAATCAATTAACTACAACAACTACACTATCCGATTAGTGGATGCAAATTTTGCCTTACTACATATGCATCATCATCACTACTACTCTAACTCTTCCCCACTCCTTAATTATTCCTTAGCTTCCTACAATTTCAGTGATTATGAAACTGATGAGCCGTATCAGTATTTGTTATACAAAGTGAATGGAGATAGGCTTATGGTCATGAAGCAGATGATATATGTGAGGTGCATCAACGACACTTTCTATGTGAATTTTGATGGCAAGTCTCTGTGGGAATTGGGGCTGAGAGACTCCTGTTATGTAGAGTGGATGTATCCAACATCTTGGCCTCACGATGAAGAATGCAAAATCAACAACATTTCATGTAGAGACAACCGCAACATGCTTCTCTATGGTTTTGAACTTTCTTGGGCAGTTAGTTCTTGCAACCGTTACTTTCGGGACCAAGTCGAGATCGATGATCATAACAACGTTTTGTGTTATCCTGTTTTTATGCCACTATTTGCAG GTACTCTAATTGGAGGAATAA CTTTGTATGTTCTTCTCAAATTTTTACTAGTTGGAgttccattcatcattcttttaTGCATATATAAATGGCGACGGAGGCATTTATCTGTGTATTCGACTATTGAAGATTTTCTTCGAAGCGACAATAGTATTATGCCAATTAGATACTCCTACAAGGATATCAAGAACATAACTGGAGTGTTCAAGACAAAACTTGGGAATGGAGGCTACGGTTCTGTCTTCCAAGGAAAACTTCGAAGTGGTCGCCTTGTAGCCGTCAAGTTGTTGAATAAGGCTAAATCCAATGGCCAAGAATTTATCAATGAAGTTGCTACTATTGGTAGAATTCACCATGTCAACATAGTGCAACTTATTGGTTTCTGCATAGAGGGATCAAAGCGTGCTCTCATATATGAGCTGATGGAAAATGGATCATtagaaaaatacatatttttccCTAAGAATGATTCCTTAAGTTGTGAAAAGCTCTACACCATTTCCCTTAGAATAGCACGTGGTATTGAATACTTGCATAATGGGTGTGACATGAAAATTCTGCACTTTGATATCAAGCCTCACAACATTCTTTTGGATGATAACTTCAACCCAAAAGTCTCTGACTTTGGACTTGCAAGGCTATCTCCCACTGATAAAAGCATTGTGTCACTGACTGCAGCAAGAGGAACCATAGGGTACATGGCTCCTGAGCTTTTCTACAGAAATGTTGGCGCAATCTCATATAAAGCCGATGTCTATAGCTTTGGGATGTTGTTAATGGAGATGGCTAGTAGAAGGAAGAATTTGAATGCACAGACTGAAAATTCCAGCCAGATATATTTTCCCTTTTGGGTTTACGATGAATTGCAGGATGGAAgggaaataacaatagaaaatgatTCAGATGAAGAGATGAAGTTGGCAAAAAGAATGATGATTGTGGCATTGTGGTGTATACAAACAAGGCCTAATGATCGACCTTCAATGAAGAGAGTTGTGGAGATGCTTGAACAAGACGATGACTTAGAAATGCCTCCAAAACCATACTTCTACCCACTTGACGCACCCACAGAAGAGAATGTTGAACATACTACAACTCATAACAGTTCAAAGTTATCCTCTGATGACATCTCTTCAGTCAGTGATTCAAAGGAATAA
- the LOC112767024 gene encoding rust resistance kinase Lr10 isoform X2 → MSSLLLVMLLLLCCISMRTSDAKNCSSIWCGKHNIKHPFRLQNSSVHCGDHRYTLSCEDHHQLFLYWKSAKFSVQSINYNNYTIRLVDANFALLHMHHHHYYSNSSPLLNYSLASYNFSDYETDEPYQYLLYKVNGDRLMVMKQMIYVRCINDTFYVNFDGKSLWELGLRDSCYVEWMYPTSWPHDEECKINNISCRDNRNMLLYGFELSWAVSSCNRYFRDQVEIDDHNNVLCYPVFMPLFAALYVLLKFLLVGVPFIILLCIYKWRRRHLSVYSTIEDFLRSDNSIMPIRYSYKDIKNITGVFKTKLGNGGYGSVFQGKLRSGRLVAVKLLNKAKSNGQEFINEVATIGRIHHVNIVQLIGFCIEGSKRALIYELMENGSLEKYIFFPKNDSLSCEKLYTISLRIARGIEYLHNGCDMKILHFDIKPHNILLDDNFNPKVSDFGLARLSPTDKSIVSLTAARGTIGYMAPELFYRNVGAISYKADVYSFGMLLMEMASRRKNLNAQTENSSQIYFPFWVYDELQDGREITIENDSDEEMKLAKRMMIVALWCIQTRPNDRPSMKRVVEMLEQDDDLEMPPKPYFYPLDAPTEENVEHTTTHNSSKLSSDDISSVSDSKE, encoded by the exons ATGTCATCCCTGCTGCTGGTGATGTTGCTGCTGCTATGCTGTATAAGCATGAGAACAAGCGATGCAAAAAACTGTTCATCAATATGGTGCGGGAAACATAACATAAAGCACCCTTTCAGGCTTCAAAACAGTTCAGTTCACTGTGGTGACCACAGGTACACCCTCTCTTGCGAGGATCATCACCAACTTTTCCTGTATTGGAAATCAGCCAAGTTCAGTGTTCAATCAATTAACTACAACAACTACACTATCCGATTAGTGGATGCAAATTTTGCCTTACTACATATGCATCATCATCACTACTACTCTAACTCTTCCCCACTCCTTAATTATTCCTTAGCTTCCTACAATTTCAGTGATTATGAAACTGATGAGCCGTATCAGTATTTGTTATACAAAGTGAATGGAGATAGGCTTATGGTCATGAAGCAGATGATATATGTGAGGTGCATCAACGACACTTTCTATGTGAATTTTGATGGCAAGTCTCTGTGGGAATTGGGGCTGAGAGACTCCTGTTATGTAGAGTGGATGTATCCAACATCTTGGCCTCACGATGAAGAATGCAAAATCAACAACATTTCATGTAGAGACAACCGCAACATGCTTCTCTATGGTTTTGAACTTTCTTGGGCAGTTAGTTCTTGCAACCGTTACTTTCGGGACCAAGTCGAGATCGATGATCATAACAACGTTTTGTGTTATCCTGTTTTTATGCCACTATTTGCAG CTTTGTATGTTCTTCTCAAATTTTTACTAGTTGGAgttccattcatcattcttttaTGCATATATAAATGGCGACGGAGGCATTTATCTGTGTATTCGACTATTGAAGATTTTCTTCGAAGCGACAATAGTATTATGCCAATTAGATACTCCTACAAGGATATCAAGAACATAACTGGAGTGTTCAAGACAAAACTTGGGAATGGAGGCTACGGTTCTGTCTTCCAAGGAAAACTTCGAAGTGGTCGCCTTGTAGCCGTCAAGTTGTTGAATAAGGCTAAATCCAATGGCCAAGAATTTATCAATGAAGTTGCTACTATTGGTAGAATTCACCATGTCAACATAGTGCAACTTATTGGTTTCTGCATAGAGGGATCAAAGCGTGCTCTCATATATGAGCTGATGGAAAATGGATCATtagaaaaatacatatttttccCTAAGAATGATTCCTTAAGTTGTGAAAAGCTCTACACCATTTCCCTTAGAATAGCACGTGGTATTGAATACTTGCATAATGGGTGTGACATGAAAATTCTGCACTTTGATATCAAGCCTCACAACATTCTTTTGGATGATAACTTCAACCCAAAAGTCTCTGACTTTGGACTTGCAAGGCTATCTCCCACTGATAAAAGCATTGTGTCACTGACTGCAGCAAGAGGAACCATAGGGTACATGGCTCCTGAGCTTTTCTACAGAAATGTTGGCGCAATCTCATATAAAGCCGATGTCTATAGCTTTGGGATGTTGTTAATGGAGATGGCTAGTAGAAGGAAGAATTTGAATGCACAGACTGAAAATTCCAGCCAGATATATTTTCCCTTTTGGGTTTACGATGAATTGCAGGATGGAAgggaaataacaatagaaaatgatTCAGATGAAGAGATGAAGTTGGCAAAAAGAATGATGATTGTGGCATTGTGGTGTATACAAACAAGGCCTAATGATCGACCTTCAATGAAGAGAGTTGTGGAGATGCTTGAACAAGACGATGACTTAGAAATGCCTCCAAAACCATACTTCTACCCACTTGACGCACCCACAGAAGAGAATGTTGAACATACTACAACTCATAACAGTTCAAAGTTATCCTCTGATGACATCTCTTCAGTCAGTGATTCAAAGGAATAA
- the LOC112766335 gene encoding rust resistance kinase Lr10, which translates to MGFSLIGVLFMFCFNVELALGSDTCQGLSCGYQEIRFPFRIKGRQPRNCGYPGFDLVCTDSNETLIELHDSLNFSVNKIDYRKQTIDLSYPHNGCFPRLLHSLKLSASPFNFNMKVDHNYGDYYFFNCSALERDYMELFLIQCLSTSASSIYAVPSWSEIEDLPLSFCTKMFNVSLVPRIFVDEDAPLHLKWSEPDCGHCESKGNRCSWNSTKNEFSCLDNHKGPSTALVTTGSVLGSFFLILLTGAIYYIYDTCIIQKEKEAIIEKFLEDYRAQKPTRYSYSEIKRITNNFGDKLGEGAYGTVFKGSISKEFTVAVKMLNNSQGNGEEFVNEVGIIGKIHHVNIVRLVGFCADGFRRALIYEFLPNSSLQKFINSPDNKKNFLGWKKLQEIALGVAKGIEYLHQGCDQRILHFDIKPQNVLLDHNFTPKICDFGLAKLCSKDQSVVSMTAARGTLGYIAPEVFSRNFGNVSYKSDVYSYGMMLLETIGGKKITEDVEENSSHIYYPEWIHNLLEEKEEMRIHIEDEGDAKVAKQLATVGLWCIQWHAVDRPSMQTVLQMLEGDQDTLPIPPNPFASTGPSRKYAKIGVAARQIIQDLEVIQELD; encoded by the exons CTTCAATGTAGAGTTAGCACTAGGCTCTGATACATGTCAAGGTTTGTCATGTGGATATCAAGAAATCCGGTTCCCTTTCAGAATCAAAGGCCGGCAGCCGCGAAACTGCGGCTACCCGGGCTTTGATCTGGTTTGCACAGACAGTAATGAGACTCTCATTGAGCTCCATGATTCACTGAATTTCAGTGTCAACAAGATTGACTATAGAAAGCAAACAATTGATTTATCATATCCTCATAATGGTTGCTTTCCTAGGCTTCTTCATAGCCTCAAACTTTCAGCTTCACCTTTCAACTTCAACATGAAGGTTGATCATAACTATGGTGACTATTATTTCTTTAACTGTTCAGCACTTGAAAGAGATTACATGGAACTTTTCTTGATTCAATGCCTAAGCACCTCGGCTAGTAGCATATATGCAGTTCCATCTTGGTCGGAAATCGAGGACTTGCCGCTTTCATTCTGCACGAAAATGTTCAATGTTTCATTAGTCCCGAGAATATTCGTTGATGAGGATGCTCCTCTTCATTTGAAATGGTCTGAACCAGACTGTGGACATTGTGAATCAAAAGGGAACAGGTGTAGTTGGAATAGTACAAAGAATGAATTCAGTTGTTTAGACAACCATAAAG GACCATCAACAGCTCTGGTTACAACAG GATCAGTACTGGGATCATTTTTCCTTATCCTGCTAACCGGTGCGATTTACTACATCTATGATACTTGcataatacaaaaagaaaaagaagcaattaTTGAAAAATTTCTTGAAGACTACAGAGCTCAAAAGCCAACCAGGTACTCTTATTCTGAAATCAAGAGAATTACCAATAACTTCGGCGACAAGCTAGGAGAGGGAGCCTATGGAACTGTCTTCAAAGGAAGCATCTCAAAAGAATTTACTGTTGCTGTGAAAATGCTGAATAATTCCCAGGGAAATGGGGAAGAGTTTGTCAATGAAGTTGGTATAATTGGTAAAATCCACCATGTCAACATTGTCCGGTTGGTTGGTTTTTGTGCTGATGGGTTCAGAAGAGCTCTTATCTATGAGTTCTTGCCGAATTCTTCGCTGCAGAAGTTCATAAATTCGCCGGACAACAAGAAAAACTTTTTGGGCTGGAAGAAGTTGCAAGAAATTGCTTTAGGTGTAGCTAAAGGTATTGAGTACCTTCACCAAGGTTGTGATCAACGCATTCTCCATTTTGATATCAAACCTCAAAATGTGTTGCTAGATCACAACTTTACTCCAAAAATTTGTGATTTCGGTCTAGCTAAATTATGTTCCAAGGATCAAAGTGTAGTGTCAATGACAGCAGCTAGAGGAACTTTGGGGTACATTGCGCCCGAAGTTTTCTCAAGAAACTTTGGAAATGTATCTTACAAGTCTGATGTTTATAGCTACGGAATGATGCTACTTGAAACAATTGGAGGGAAGAAGATCACAGAGGATGTAGAAGAAAACAGCAGCCATATTTACTATCCTGAATGGATTCATAATCTTTtggaagagaaggaagaaatgAGAATTCATATTGAAGATGAAGGGGATGCTAAAGTTGCTAAGCAGCTAGCAACAGTGGGACTTTGGTGCATCCAATGGCATGCAGTGGATCGACCATCAATGCAGACAGTGCTTCAAATGTTGGAGGGAGACCAAGACACATTACCAATACCTCCTAATCCTTTTGCTTCCACAGGGCCTTCAAGAAAATATGCTAAAATTGGTGTGGCTGCAAGACAGATTATCCAAGATTTAGAAGTGATCCAAGAATTAGACTGA